A genomic stretch from Shewanella woodyi ATCC 51908 includes:
- a CDS encoding bifunctional helix-turn-helix transcriptional regulator/GNAT family N-acetyltransferase: protein MLVASKTLTEGIRLTSFSNSVTDLDSEPCPRVRARAGLRAVSRHIVRQLGMLNSAFGELPLSPVQAHALIELSNEAVSIKQLAQRLNIDKSNASRAVTHLTEKGFAYTQCNPKDTRSLLAHLTPQGKKLLQKLHQQQNTMFDQILSQLSTEEATTIESAMATYNKAISRTQAQQGYTIREVTHEDDLAIAKLIREVSAEYGLSADKGFSVADPSLDNTSEQYQATGACYWVIELDGELLGGVGIAPLSGEKGVCELQKMYFSKQLRGKGFAKRMAYLALDYACEQKYQTCYLETTACLTEAISLYESLGFEHISQHLGDTGHDACEMPMLLALK from the coding sequence ATGTTAGTCGCATCAAAAACCTTAACAGAGGGCATAAGATTGACATCGTTTAGTAATAGTGTGACAGATTTGGATAGTGAGCCTTGCCCTAGAGTTAGAGCAAGGGCAGGATTAAGAGCAGTCTCACGCCACATTGTCAGACAACTAGGCATGCTCAACTCCGCCTTTGGCGAACTGCCACTCTCGCCAGTTCAGGCCCATGCACTCATTGAGCTCAGTAACGAAGCGGTGTCCATCAAGCAACTGGCCCAGCGGCTCAATATCGATAAATCCAATGCCAGCCGCGCTGTCACCCATCTCACAGAAAAAGGGTTTGCCTACACGCAATGTAACCCTAAAGATACTCGAAGCCTGCTGGCCCATTTAACGCCTCAAGGGAAGAAACTACTGCAAAAGCTCCATCAACAACAAAACACCATGTTCGACCAGATCCTATCTCAACTCTCAACCGAAGAGGCGACCACTATCGAGTCAGCCATGGCCACGTACAATAAAGCCATCAGCCGCACTCAAGCCCAACAAGGCTATACCATCAGAGAGGTAACACATGAGGATGATCTGGCTATCGCCAAGCTGATAAGAGAGGTATCGGCAGAGTATGGACTCAGCGCCGATAAAGGCTTTAGCGTCGCCGATCCCAGCTTAGATAACACCAGCGAGCAGTATCAAGCTACAGGCGCATGTTACTGGGTTATCGAACTCGACGGTGAACTGCTCGGTGGCGTAGGTATCGCCCCATTAAGTGGCGAAAAGGGAGTGTGTGAACTGCAGAAGATGTACTTTAGCAAACAGCTCAGAGGCAAAGGATTTGCAAAGCGTATGGCTTATCTGGCGCTGGATTACGCTTGCGAACAGAAATACCAAACCTGTTACCTTGAAACCACCGCCTGCCTTACTGAAGCTATCTCATTGTATGAATCCCTCGGTTTTGAGCACATCTCACAACATTTAGGTGATACAGGACATGATGCCTGCGAAATGCCGATGCTGTTAGCACTTAAATAA
- the yjjX gene encoding inosine/xanthosine triphosphatase — translation MSKISQLAKIRVIIGSKNPVKVQAAQHALNQLLPNTEIECLGCHAPSGVAEQPMTADETLKGAINRVEHCQSAPDTSEADLFIAIEGGVDNFSYGPATFAYIVISDKQQRLVGRSAILPLPPVVYKALSDGEELGDVMDRLFNTDNIKQKGGAIGLLTQGVATRESIYTQALILTMAPLLNEELYQR, via the coding sequence ATGTCAAAGATTAGCCAATTAGCAAAAATCCGAGTCATTATCGGCTCCAAGAACCCAGTAAAAGTTCAAGCCGCTCAGCATGCGCTCAATCAACTGCTTCCTAATACCGAAATAGAGTGCCTTGGCTGTCATGCCCCTTCAGGTGTGGCAGAGCAACCTATGACGGCAGATGAAACCCTTAAAGGAGCAATTAACAGGGTTGAACATTGCCAGTCAGCGCCAGATACCAGCGAAGCGGATCTGTTTATTGCCATCGAGGGTGGTGTCGATAACTTCAGCTATGGTCCAGCCACGTTTGCCTACATAGTGATCTCAGATAAACAGCAGCGTTTAGTGGGCCGCAGTGCCATACTCCCACTGCCGCCAGTGGTTTATAAAGCATTAAGTGACGGTGAGGAGCTAGGCGATGTGATGGACAGGCTGTTCAACACCGATAATATCAAACAAAAAGGCGGCGCGATCGGGCTATTAACTCAAGGCGTGGCGACAAGAGAGAGTATCTACACCCAAGCCCTAATCTTAACCATGGCCCCGCTACTCAATGAGGAGCTTTACCAGCGTTAA
- a CDS encoding serine/threonine transporter — MQEEVMNTQVESSSRQGWTRQDTTWMLSLFGTAVGAGILFLPINAGMGGFWPLVMMAIIIGPMTYLAHRGLSRFVCSSQKQSSDITHVVEEYFGVGAGKAITLLYFFAIYPIVLIYGVGITNTIDSFIVNQLGMASPPRWLLSGVLILAMMSVMVSGEKLMLKVTQFLVYPLVAILAFMSLYLIPSWKMDALTQIPTTGEFLGTVWLTIPVLVFAFNHSPAISQFSVSLKREHGVNAAKKADVILRNTSMMLVGFVMLFVFSCVLSLSPAQLAESKAQNLPILSYLANVHASGFVSYFGPIIAVIAIVSSFFGHYLGATEGLKGIITKQLRSSNKEVSDKKINKFILGFMFFTIWGVAIINPSILGMIEALGGPIIAAILYLMPMYAVYKVPALKAYRGRISNIFVIIAGLLAMTAILFGMMS; from the coding sequence ATGCAAGAAGAAGTGATGAATACCCAAGTAGAATCATCTAGCCGTCAAGGTTGGACACGTCAGGATACAACTTGGATGTTAAGTTTATTTGGTACAGCGGTCGGTGCCGGTATTCTTTTCCTACCTATCAACGCAGGGATGGGTGGTTTCTGGCCACTTGTAATGATGGCGATAATTATCGGTCCTATGACCTATTTAGCCCATCGCGGTTTATCTCGATTCGTGTGCTCTTCACAGAAGCAGAGCAGCGATATTACTCACGTGGTTGAGGAGTATTTTGGTGTTGGCGCTGGTAAGGCAATTACATTGCTCTACTTCTTTGCTATCTACCCGATTGTATTGATCTATGGTGTTGGTATCACAAACACTATCGATAGCTTCATTGTTAATCAGCTTGGCATGGCATCGCCACCACGTTGGTTGCTATCTGGTGTACTTATTCTTGCCATGATGTCTGTAATGGTATCGGGTGAGAAGCTAATGTTGAAGGTGACTCAGTTCCTGGTTTACCCGCTTGTGGCTATTTTGGCATTTATGTCTCTATACCTTATTCCAAGCTGGAAGATGGATGCACTGACTCAAATTCCTACAACAGGTGAGTTTTTAGGTACTGTTTGGTTAACCATTCCAGTATTGGTATTTGCTTTTAACCACTCACCAGCGATTTCACAGTTCTCAGTTTCATTGAAGCGTGAGCACGGTGTTAATGCGGCTAAGAAGGCGGATGTTATTCTTCGTAATACATCTATGATGTTAGTTGGTTTTGTTATGCTGTTTGTATTCTCTTGCGTGCTTTCATTAAGCCCAGCGCAACTTGCAGAATCTAAAGCGCAAAACTTGCCAATTCTTTCTTACTTAGCGAACGTACACGCCAGTGGTTTCGTTAGTTACTTTGGTCCTATCATTGCTGTGATTGCCATTGTATCTTCTTTCTTCGGTCACTACTTAGGTGCGACTGAAGGTCTGAAGGGAATTATTACTAAGCAGTTACGTAGCAGCAATAAAGAAGTATCTGACAAGAAAATTAATAAGTTTATTCTTGGCTTTATGTTCTTCACCATTTGGGGGGTTGCGATTATTAACCCAAGCATCTTAGGTATGATTGAAGCGTTAGGTGGTCCAATCATCGCTGCGATTCTTTACCTGATGCCAATGTACGCCGTTTATAAAGTGCCAGCTCTTAAGGCATACCGCGGTCGTATCAGCAACATCTTTGTGATTATTGCCGGCTTGTTAGCGATGACTGCTATCCTGTTCGGTATGATGTCTTAA
- a CDS encoding L-serine ammonia-lyase, which translates to MFSAFDIFKIGVGPSSSHTVGPMKAAKEFVDELRQRGDMTKVTRVSVDIYGSLSLTGKGHHTDTAILMGLGGNLPESVDIEAIPEFIRQIETTETLPLGKEAKSVAFPTGSVTFHAYALPLHENGMSIHAWDGDTSLFSKTYYSTGGGFIVDEEHFGLEAANEVMVPYPFAFADDLLAICKETGMSISAVMLANEKAFNSEAVIYERLGAIWDTMKSGIERGCQTEGILAGPLRVPRRAPALYRQLVTGERHSSDPMAILDWVNMFALAVSEENAAGGRVVTSPTNGAAGIIPAVMAYYDKFIQPMTQSEYTRFYMAASAIGNLYKRNASISGAEVGCQGEVGVACSMAAAGLAEIMGATPSQVCIAAEIGMEHNLGLTCDPVAGQVQVPCIERNAIASVKAINSSRMAMRRSSEPTVSLDKVIETMYETGKDMHVKYRETSQGGLAIKVTSICA; encoded by the coding sequence ATGTTTAGCGCATTTGATATTTTTAAGATAGGTGTGGGTCCATCCAGCTCGCACACTGTCGGGCCGATGAAGGCCGCCAAAGAGTTTGTTGATGAGTTACGTCAACGTGGAGATATGACAAAAGTAACCCGTGTTAGTGTTGATATTTATGGTTCACTTTCACTCACTGGTAAAGGTCACCACACAGATACAGCTATCTTAATGGGATTAGGTGGAAACCTGCCTGAGAGTGTTGATATCGAGGCGATTCCTGAGTTTATCCGTCAGATTGAAACCACTGAAACCTTACCATTAGGAAAAGAGGCCAAAAGTGTTGCGTTTCCTACAGGTTCCGTGACCTTTCATGCTTACGCACTACCGCTACATGAAAACGGTATGTCTATCCATGCTTGGGATGGTGACACTAGCTTATTCTCTAAAACTTACTACTCAACCGGTGGTGGTTTTATTGTTGATGAGGAGCATTTTGGTTTAGAAGCGGCTAATGAGGTGATGGTTCCATATCCGTTTGCCTTTGCTGACGATCTGCTTGCTATCTGCAAAGAGACTGGCATGAGTATCAGTGCTGTTATGTTGGCCAATGAGAAGGCTTTTAATAGCGAAGCGGTGATCTATGAGCGTTTAGGTGCGATCTGGGACACCATGAAGTCAGGTATCGAGAGAGGCTGTCAGACTGAGGGGATCCTTGCCGGTCCACTACGTGTGCCGCGCCGCGCTCCTGCACTGTACCGCCAACTTGTTACTGGTGAGCGTCACTCATCTGATCCTATGGCTATTTTAGACTGGGTCAATATGTTTGCCTTAGCGGTAAGCGAAGAGAATGCTGCTGGCGGACGCGTGGTGACGTCACCAACTAACGGTGCTGCGGGCATTATTCCTGCTGTGATGGCTTATTACGATAAGTTCATTCAGCCAATGACTCAGTCTGAGTACACCCGTTTTTACATGGCAGCGTCTGCGATTGGTAATCTGTATAAGCGCAACGCGTCTATCTCTGGTGCCGAGGTTGGTTGTCAAGGGGAGGTCGGCGTGGCTTGCTCTATGGCGGCAGCTGGTTTAGCCGAGATTATGGGGGCTACACCATCTCAAGTCTGTATTGCGGCTGAGATCGGTATGGAGCATAACTTAGGACTGACTTGTGACCCGGTTGCAGGCCAAGTTCAAGTGCCATGTATCGAGCGTAATGCTATTGCGTCTGTTAAAGCGATTAACTCATCGCGCATGGCGATGCGTCGCAGCAGTGAGCCTACAGTGAGTTTAGATAAAGTTATCGAGACCATGTATGAAACTGGTAAAGATATGCACGTTAAGTACCGTGAAACCAGCCAAGGCGGTTTAGCGATTAAAGTGACCAGTATCTGCGCGTAA
- a CDS encoding GNAT family N-acetyltransferase: MHIRKGQKSDLNALIQFNLAMAKETEDLALDESVLTQGVNTLLSNPEKGFYLVAEVDGEIAGSLMVTFEWSDWRAKDYYWIQSVYIRPQNRRQGIYAKLYHEVKQIAEQNGGAASFRLYVEQDNAKAQSTYSALGMEKSYYQMYEEK, translated from the coding sequence ATGCACATTAGAAAAGGCCAGAAATCAGACCTTAATGCTTTGATTCAATTTAACTTAGCCATGGCGAAGGAGACTGAGGATCTTGCCTTAGATGAATCAGTCCTCACCCAAGGAGTCAATACCCTACTCTCTAACCCAGAAAAAGGCTTCTACCTTGTAGCCGAAGTCGATGGAGAGATCGCTGGCTCCTTAATGGTGACCTTTGAATGGAGCGATTGGCGCGCTAAAGATTACTACTGGATCCAGAGTGTTTATATCCGCCCACAAAACCGCAGACAAGGGATCTACGCAAAACTTTATCACGAGGTTAAACAGATAGCGGAGCAAAATGGGGGCGCTGCAAGTTTCAGGCTCTATGTAGAGCAAGATAACGCCAAAGCGCAAAGCACCTATTCAGCGCTGGGGATGGAAAAAAGCTACTACCAGATGTATGAAGAGAAATAG
- a CDS encoding DUF4234 domain-containing protein, giving the protein MAMTHHKFRVRRLSASKAVSQEPAEQHKLIHFLLTLVTFGLWGLVWWWLILKSEGKADQLFRGFDDAYWSYLIEREQPPAALHKMKVDAELKRGYFDA; this is encoded by the coding sequence ATGGCGATGACTCATCATAAATTTCGTGTACGTAGATTATCAGCGAGTAAGGCTGTTAGTCAGGAGCCGGCTGAGCAGCATAAGTTGATCCACTTTTTGCTGACACTGGTTACTTTCGGTCTTTGGGGGTTGGTCTGGTGGTGGTTAATTTTAAAATCCGAAGGCAAGGCTGATCAACTTTTTAGGGGCTTTGATGATGCTTATTGGAGCTACTTGATTGAGCGAGAGCAGCCACCAGCAGCACTGCATAAGATGAAGGTTGATGCTGAACTGAAGAGGGGATACTTCGATGCTTAG
- a CDS encoding META domain-containing protein, with product MSIKSLIISAALISLTACQSTSAPQTQDIELLGTWNIEVVADKPVIDYSPAQLIFADGGELSGNNSCNNFFGSYSIDGDNVRLMPAGNTMKACVDALMAQEQRVMSSMPTITNAVLAKGKLLLKDEAGKTQIVLSRQ from the coding sequence ATGTCTATTAAATCTCTCATTATCTCCGCAGCCTTAATCAGCTTAACGGCTTGCCAAAGTACAAGCGCTCCCCAAACTCAAGATATCGAACTGCTTGGTACATGGAACATAGAGGTCGTTGCCGACAAACCTGTTATCGACTATAGCCCAGCCCAGCTTATTTTCGCTGATGGAGGGGAACTATCTGGTAACAACAGCTGCAATAATTTCTTCGGAAGTTACTCTATCGATGGAGATAATGTGCGTCTTATGCCTGCTGGTAACACCATGAAAGCTTGCGTTGATGCACTTATGGCTCAAGAGCAAAGAGTAATGTCTTCAATGCCTACTATCACCAATGCCGTACTTGCAAAAGGCAAGTTACTCTTAAAAGATGAAGCGGGTAAGACTCAAATCGTATTAAGCAGGCAATAG
- a CDS encoding nucleotidyl cyclase domain-containing protein, whose protein sequence is MLAQSQHHLLWLREQDHPAISWPKWQQQLSLLGECYQAETCLIVQFINNSFQIVCARKGKKYQLIGGTHFEDAGLQSIIEEHNGYTATISDGRDLSSSLNQFKHLLTQPIFWPDGELFGSILICDPDLNKQTGPLSSLIENSKSFIQAELKHLFLMQQIKMLSVQDDQTCMLNPYGFSLMAPRQLSLSRRFGSHAGIILIEENIEENIEESNSSALTCDSQAQKRRLLARIIHDNMRDADVSARISHNQFIILCFIDHKANLDSLVSRLKKQIAKEAPGLTINTGQSFFTPDTQISLEPMKKQANDNLNLNKLGSANNF, encoded by the coding sequence ATGCTAGCCCAAAGTCAACACCATCTTCTTTGGCTAAGAGAGCAAGACCACCCTGCTATTAGCTGGCCTAAATGGCAGCAACAACTGTCTCTACTTGGCGAATGTTATCAAGCAGAAACTTGCCTCATTGTGCAGTTCATCAATAACTCATTTCAGATTGTTTGTGCCCGTAAAGGTAAGAAGTATCAGTTGATTGGTGGCACCCATTTTGAAGATGCGGGTTTACAGTCCATCATAGAGGAGCATAACGGTTACACGGCAACAATCTCAGACGGCAGAGATCTATCCTCCTCTTTGAATCAATTTAAACACCTGCTGACCCAACCTATTTTTTGGCCTGACGGGGAGCTGTTTGGCTCTATTCTAATCTGCGACCCAGATCTGAATAAACAGACGGGACCACTATCCTCCCTAATTGAAAACAGTAAATCTTTTATTCAAGCTGAGCTAAAGCACCTATTTTTAATGCAGCAAATTAAGATGCTCTCGGTACAAGATGATCAAACCTGCATGCTAAACCCCTATGGGTTTAGCTTAATGGCTCCTAGGCAGTTAAGCCTAAGTCGTCGCTTTGGCTCCCATGCAGGAATTATTCTAATTGAAGAAAATATTGAGGAGAACATTGAGGAGAGTAATAGCTCAGCCTTAACCTGCGATTCTCAAGCTCAAAAACGACGACTTCTAGCCCGCATTATCCATGACAATATGAGAGATGCTGATGTTTCTGCAAGGATCAGCCATAACCAATTTATTATTCTCTGTTTTATCGACCATAAAGCCAATTTAGACTCATTAGTTTCAAGATTGAAAAAGCAGATAGCAAAAGAAGCCCCAGGACTGACCATCAATACAGGTCAAAGCTTCTTCACCCCAGATACTCAAATAAGCCTCGAGCCGATGAAAAAACAAGCAAATGACAATCTAAATCTAAATAAGCTGGGAAGCGCGAACAACTTTTAA
- a CDS encoding GGDEF domain-containing protein, translating into MLPENIDTSISLLESDNTQLNLVRWMHQCELMHRYYESDVVFVIQQTGQGFEIIVSSISEARCFTTGTLFEKETPVFQRLVHTPPEGLYIDLTSQKSQDLPKDFNEANSMLTRPILWPDGTHFGCICVLNSRTTKSETDAFMLEPFQVLLQQELSLYCQTQRIESLSMRDKDTGMLNEYGFIMMAPRQLSLGRRFGAHAGIIFFELLPDPLIKQIQEHHNRLLGKIIQDTIRTADIAAHYDESQFVVLVFIDSERDLLHISQRVEKLLYQQNESLKIDVSCNFFTPDSSLKLSPMIEESKKGLKSEQEKQEAQLAILEQETRDEASNTLS; encoded by the coding sequence ATGCTTCCTGAAAATATTGATACCAGTATCAGTCTGCTCGAAAGTGATAATACTCAGTTAAACTTAGTTCGATGGATGCATCAATGTGAATTAATGCATCGCTACTATGAGTCAGATGTGGTGTTTGTCATTCAGCAAACAGGTCAAGGGTTTGAGATTATAGTAAGCTCGATTAGTGAAGCTAGGTGTTTTACCACTGGAACCCTATTCGAAAAAGAGACCCCTGTTTTTCAACGTTTAGTCCATACACCACCGGAAGGGTTATATATCGATCTAACCAGTCAAAAGTCACAAGACTTACCTAAAGACTTTAACGAAGCAAACAGCATGTTAACCCGCCCCATATTGTGGCCTGACGGCACCCATTTCGGCTGTATCTGTGTTTTAAACTCCAGAACAACTAAAAGCGAAACGGATGCATTTATGCTTGAACCATTTCAGGTGCTACTGCAACAGGAGCTCTCACTCTACTGCCAGACCCAACGCATTGAGTCTCTGTCCATGAGAGACAAGGATACAGGCATGCTAAATGAGTATGGGTTTATCATGATGGCACCCAGACAATTGAGCCTAGGAAGACGATTTGGTGCTCATGCAGGGATTATTTTCTTTGAATTACTGCCTGATCCGTTAATCAAGCAAATTCAAGAACATCACAACCGATTATTAGGCAAGATAATTCAAGATACCATACGCACAGCAGATATTGCGGCTCACTACGATGAGTCACAATTTGTGGTGCTAGTATTTATCGATTCAGAGCGCGACCTTCTTCATATATCTCAACGTGTTGAGAAACTTCTCTATCAACAGAATGAAAGCCTCAAAATTGATGTTAGCTGTAACTTCTTTACACCCGATTCATCACTAAAGCTCTCCCCCATGATTGAAGAGTCTAAAAAAGGGTTAAAATCGGAACAGGAAAAGCAAGAAGCTCAGCTCGCAATATTGGAGCAGGAAACCAGAGATGAGGCCAGCAACACGCTTTCATAG
- a CDS encoding GNAT family N-acetyltransferase — MKTRLALSGDVEELEKLERLYQNDELGDASQAGGFDGQVFGSKDLRNLIEKGWIVVAEEKQVILGYVIAGPWPLFETGPVYRHILARLQRVEFGSAKLTKTNSCQYGPIWIHPEYRGQGTFELLVSTLKEHVRAKYPFMITFIAEDNMISFSAHTNKASMQVLDFFTFDDRDYYLLVLPTQ, encoded by the coding sequence ATGAAAACTAGGCTTGCCCTTAGTGGTGATGTTGAGGAGTTAGAAAAGCTTGAGCGACTTTATCAAAATGATGAGCTTGGTGATGCTTCACAAGCTGGTGGCTTTGATGGTCAGGTATTTGGCTCAAAAGATCTTAGGAATTTGATTGAGAAGGGGTGGATTGTTGTCGCCGAAGAGAAGCAAGTTATTCTTGGTTATGTGATTGCCGGCCCTTGGCCACTTTTTGAAACTGGGCCTGTTTACAGGCATATACTAGCGCGTCTACAAAGAGTTGAATTTGGTAGTGCTAAGTTAACTAAAACTAATTCGTGCCAATATGGGCCAATCTGGATCCACCCAGAGTATCGCGGGCAGGGCACTTTTGAACTCTTGGTAAGTACTTTGAAGGAGCATGTCAGAGCTAAATATCCGTTTATGATCACTTTTATCGCCGAAGATAATATGATCTCCTTCTCCGCTCATACGAATAAAGCATCGATGCAGGTGTTGGACTTTTTTACTTTCGATGACAGGGATTACTACCTGTTAGTTTTGCCAACTCAATAA
- a CDS encoding VC0807 family protein, with translation MSSTSTHKPRPMVDLLVSIVIPAFILMKLSGDDQLGASGGLMLALSFPLGWGIFELIKYRKFNFIALLGLANVMLTGGIGLLELDLKWLAIKEAAIPAAIGIAVLISTFTSKPLIKALVFNPAVMDVDKIMKRLQQNNCMAAFEQRLMTATYLVAGSFAFSATMNYVLAKWLVTSPTGTPEFNAELGELTLYSYLMIALPSMVMMMGIFYYLWRTIRDLTGLKLEEVLANQ, from the coding sequence ATGAGTAGTACATCGACACATAAACCTCGGCCTATGGTTGACCTGTTAGTGAGTATCGTCATCCCCGCTTTTATTCTAATGAAGCTAAGTGGTGATGATCAGCTAGGGGCGAGTGGTGGATTAATGTTGGCGTTAAGTTTTCCGCTGGGATGGGGCATATTTGAGCTGATAAAATACAGGAAGTTTAATTTTATCGCCTTACTTGGCTTAGCTAATGTGATGTTAACTGGCGGCATTGGTTTACTGGAGCTTGACCTTAAATGGTTGGCAATTAAAGAAGCCGCGATCCCAGCCGCGATCGGCATTGCAGTGCTTATTTCGACCTTTACTTCTAAGCCACTAATCAAAGCCCTAGTCTTTAATCCAGCGGTGATGGACGTAGATAAGATCATGAAGCGCTTACAACAGAACAATTGTATGGCGGCGTTTGAGCAGCGACTCATGACGGCTACCTATTTGGTTGCAGGCTCGTTTGCGTTCTCCGCCACCATGAATTATGTGTTGGCTAAATGGCTAGTGACCAGCCCAACAGGTACCCCTGAGTTCAATGCAGAGTTGGGTGAATTGACCTTATACAGTTACCTGATGATAGCCTTGCCGTCGATGGTGATGATGATGGGGATTTTTTATTATTTATGGCGCACTATTCGTGATTTAACTGGGCTTAAGTTGGAAGAGGTTTTGGCCAATCAGTAA
- a CDS encoding sensor domain-containing protein, protein MPDGLKGPSSSELLSQAQNRLIEHLQASEKRYEDLVGHLRDVVFHLDLALKWTFLNQAWHGMSGYSIENSLGKYFAENLSSQDTQKCTAGFQALLTKQLTEMSEEITFNTADNDKRIFELSCRAVKDETGQFAGFAGIITDITERIVAENKITFMAYHDALTGVANRRLLMEHLAQELTKPCGHCSALLYIDLDNFKQVNDHYGHTVGDLLLCEVSDVLSEYAQDEEDLVARMGGDEFILFLSNLGENSALVTQKLVQITEKIRVQLSEPVLLGKLKIQITSSIGVVTLDHATMSHSDIFKYADAALYHSKNTGKNQVRFYDEELEQSERRRHQLEDELSQAITNEEFLLYYQPQVDAEGTTILKAEVLLRWQHPRHGIVNPDEFIPHLEEYGLIIPVGKWILEESCRQLKVWHNAGKHELCLSINVSANQFKHPDFIEFIEICLIKHQISGEQIELELTEGVAIHDIPSTIKKMDRLQELGIRIALDDFGTGYSSLSYLKHLPINTLKIDQSFVQGLPHDGYDAAIVETTMVMAHHLGLTVVAEGVENRVQLAFLKKQQCHLYQGFLFSQPLNVDRFSELIL, encoded by the coding sequence ATGCCTGATGGTTTGAAAGGACCCAGCTCAAGCGAACTCCTATCGCAGGCACAAAACAGGTTGATTGAGCATCTGCAAGCATCAGAGAAACGCTACGAAGATTTAGTGGGACATCTACGTGATGTAGTCTTTCATCTCGACTTAGCACTCAAGTGGACATTTCTCAATCAGGCATGGCATGGTATGTCTGGTTACTCCATAGAAAACTCCTTAGGCAAATATTTTGCTGAAAACCTCTCCTCTCAAGACACTCAAAAATGCACCGCGGGGTTTCAAGCACTTCTCACCAAGCAGTTAACCGAGATGAGTGAAGAGATAACCTTTAATACTGCCGATAATGATAAACGAATATTTGAGCTCTCCTGCAGGGCGGTCAAAGATGAAACGGGTCAGTTTGCTGGTTTTGCAGGCATAATCACAGATATCACTGAACGGATTGTAGCCGAAAATAAGATCACTTTTATGGCATATCATGATGCCTTAACTGGAGTAGCAAATAGACGCCTTCTGATGGAGCACTTAGCTCAAGAGCTGACAAAACCCTGCGGGCACTGCTCAGCCCTACTCTATATCGACCTAGATAATTTTAAACAGGTTAACGATCATTATGGGCATACGGTAGGCGACCTTCTCCTATGTGAGGTCAGTGATGTACTCAGCGAGTATGCCCAGGATGAGGAAGATCTTGTTGCACGAATGGGCGGTGATGAATTTATTCTCTTTCTATCAAACTTAGGAGAAAACTCCGCTTTAGTGACTCAAAAGCTAGTGCAGATAACCGAGAAGATTCGGGTACAACTGAGCGAACCTGTACTGCTTGGTAAATTGAAAATTCAGATAACCAGCAGCATAGGTGTCGTTACTTTAGATCACGCCACCATGAGCCACAGTGACATCTTTAAATACGCCGATGCCGCGCTATATCACTCAAAAAATACAGGGAAAAACCAAGTCCGTTTCTATGATGAGGAGCTAGAGCAAAGTGAACGACGTCGTCACCAACTAGAAGATGAACTAAGCCAAGCTATAACAAATGAAGAGTTCCTACTCTACTATCAACCTCAAGTCGATGCCGAGGGCACAACTATACTAAAGGCCGAAGTACTGCTTCGCTGGCAACACCCTAGACATGGAATCGTCAACCCCGATGAATTTATCCCTCATCTCGAAGAGTACGGCCTAATTATTCCCGTCGGCAAGTGGATTTTAGAGGAGAGCTGCCGCCAACTAAAGGTATGGCATAATGCAGGAAAACATGAGTTATGTTTATCGATTAATGTCAGTGCTAACCAATTTAAACACCCTGACTTTATTGAGTTTATTGAGATATGTTTAATCAAACATCAGATAAGCGGGGAACAGATAGAGCTTGAATTAACCGAAGGCGTCGCCATTCATGATATCCCCTCAACGATAAAAAAAATGGATAGACTTCAAGAGCTAGGTATTCGCATCGCCCTAGATGACTTCGGCACAGGCTACTCCTCACTCTCCTACCTCAAACACCTACCAATCAACACACTTAAAATTGATCAATCCTTTGTCCAGGGTCTGCCCCATGATGGCTACGATGCCGCCATTGTTGAAACCACCATGGTGATGGCTCACCATTTGGGTTTAACCGTTGTCGCTGAGGGGGTAGAAAATAGAGTACAACTCGCCTTTCTTAAAAAGCAGCAATGTCATCTTTATCAAGGTTTTTTGTTTAGCCAGCCACTCAATGTCGATCGCTTTAGCGAACTGATCTTGTAA